The window aagagaaaacaccataagtgtccggggcccaaaactgttcaacagcctcccatcaagcattaggggaattgccaataaacccctggctgccttcaagagagagctggacagatacctaaagtcagtgccggatcggccgggctgtggctcgtacgttggactgcgtgcggccagcagtaacagcctagttgatcaggccctgatccatcgggaggcctggtcatggaccgggccgcgggggcgttgatccccggaataacctccaggtaagtacaAGGCGCTATTTGCCTACTGAGGTTTTGAGGTGGCAGAGAGAGGCGGTGACTCTGTATATTGGACAGAAGCTGAAATGACACAAATATATTAACTGTGCCTACTTTCAGATATTTCTCATCCGTGCACGCCTCTACTTATCATTATTAGTTGTTGTGATGTAATAACTGACAAAGTGATAAACCAAGGTTAGCATTCCACAAGTTCCCAAAGGATTTAGAAAGAAGAGAAGTAAAGTTCTGACGTGAATATAGATGTCTGTGTAGCAAACATTTCATTACAGCCTAAAGCAAAATTTAGCAAGTCAATGATTGTATGATCCCCTCTCTGGGATTAATATATTCACAGTCAAGCGCTACacttgtaggggtcatacagcttcTGGGCAATGGGAGGTAATGACGTTTGATTCAAGGAGAGTAttttcaattccttgaatcaagagccctttaccaacaTCAACGTCCTTTACCCACCTTTAAGGGttaaccccacctcccccccccaaaaaaaaaaagtcaaacatTTATGCAAATTCTGTATATGACAAGTATGTGtttagtaatataaaataacccAATTTACTAAACTCGTGTAAGAATTTGCATGATTATTACATTGTTTCCTTTGGGGGGAGAGGAATTTTCAGGTGACTGGAAAGGAAAATGagcctgcaaaaaaaaaaaaaaaaaaaaaaaaaaaagaataaaatcgATAAAATAAGTGAACGTATTTTAAGAATTCATCAAAACAGAAGAATCTTCTGTTAATTCTAAGCATTAAAATAATCGTACAACATGATACTAAGAAGTAATATCGTTGCAGAGTAAACCGACAGTACGTAAATAAGACATAATAGAGGAAACATCTTCACAATAAAAATGGCATAATCCCCCCCCCTGTCTTATTTACATACAAGACACTAAGATGCTAACATGTCAACaactattgtgtgtgtactcaccgtggTGGTGAAGAAGCAACAACACTGGTTATACAGTTGAGAAATGTATGCCATGACCGTCAGACACTTCTGCACCTGGTTTGTACACTAGATGATGTGAGGACGCCTCGCTCTGTCCTAAGCGCCGTTCACAAATACGTTATTCTTTTCCCTGGACGCTTGTCCTCGCCATATTGTGGTAACTAACATCAGCTGATTTAGTACACGATGGGGAAAGTATGTACGCCTTTGGAAGAAATCCGGTTGCCGACTCAGGTTTGGTCTGAGATGTCTCGTTCTGGGAGGGTTATGCAAGTCTCCACCTTgctgcccgaaatgccccggcatgatggtaataatataataatatcttcatttactacaagtacatgtacatggtatacaggcctagctgacaacaatgacatactactatatagaaagccccttgttatgctccgcatgtcgggcaaattaggtcagtgtcccaagaTGCAacccgcaccagtcgactaacacccaggtacccattttactgatggggaacatagacaacaggtggaaagaaacacgcccaatgtttctactctggctgggaatcgaacccaggccctcgccgtgtgaagcgagagcgttaaccaccagagcTTTCTTTGTATTTAGCAAATCagtattgtaattacacattgtaaactatgcaaagaaataaaatccttaATCCTTAACCTTTCTGTCCAGAATTAGGCAATATTTCCTCGCCGGACGCCAGGAAGTACGGCTTAATGGTGTAAGCTCAGGTGGACCTGAACCGGATGATGTGGAGTATAGTGTCTTCAATTTTTAACAGGGTAACCCGAAAAGCcagggaaagggagaggtcatGTGACCTGAACTTCCAGTTTGCAGGTTATCATTTGACTAAGACACGAGTCATTAAACGTTTGGCTTTTGTAATGATGAATAAAATAGCTCCACCGCCATCTGAATCAAAAGACTGACATTATTACATGCAAAGGGAAGCGCTAAGCCAATATAAAATATGTGTCATGTAATGCTTGGGGAATAGGagatgggaggcaatcagatatgagccaagatattattattataatcaagggggaagcgctaaacccgtaggattgtacagtgcctgtggggggaggatgtggaaggtattcaggcttaattcggggaactggagcacagattcaattacctagatcaagagcccctcaccaacatcaaggaaccttcctcgaggGGCAAGAAAAGAGAACGAAACGGATAAAAGCAGTTTTTTGTAGGCTAGAACATTCTAGACAACTGTACTCtgacagctgctctaagctacattattcaccagctaagagctatatcagctttggGAAACtgatgacaagtaacatttgcacctgagaaaatgttACTGcaagcaacatttgcacctgagaaaatgttACTGCAagaaacatttgcacctgagaaaacacaaatgatgatggtctctaggcaccatgatgttaATGCCTGAGCAGTAGTATGaatggagagtgttggtacctggagaAGACGTTGATATCCCTGGGGTGAAATATGGctcaaaactaaccatgaagaaccacgttgtaaatcttgcaaacaaggcggccaggaagcttacagcacttcaacgtatttcgcatctgcttgacggtaggggttgcaagattctgtatgaggcacaagtatgctcacaccatgagtatgctccactttcttggtttgcctgcccccccccctccctctcaaaTGCGACTGCttaacagagtagagaacagagcaggaGGTCTCATCCCTCGCCTGGACCCCATCTTGGAAAGATCTGTAATTTCAGCAAAGCTTTCAACACAGGAAggatgtgagtggccttactgttatgtacaagaccaacaTAACTAAAGtatcacacttggctccacttcgaggacagcgagaagcaagcttctataccacaaggcgggaagaaaacagcaacttcactctggctgtacccttctccagaatatcacttcatttaagatcatttatccccagaatgactagagtctggaacacattcgtacagcattatgatgtcaacgagatagtcagttgtccaaatgaaaatgctggcccacagatggctccaacttcatcctgttccctactttattccataacaataaaaatagtttcaaatgagctgatgtaggtaatagctcttagcttgtcaataaagttaggaatccttaacctaaccatatcaaaccctgtgaaaaaaaagtcACATAAAGGGCAAATGCGGAACCAACTTATATTGTTATATACTGTACATGGGGAAGAGATAAAACTCGATCACACAGGGTGTAGAAGGCAATTAAATTTGATCAAATTGCCTTCGCGAGACGAAAATTAAACCTTATTTTAATTTAAGATCTACACTCAATTTAATTAACTTACATGACAAAATTTACCAAAGATTCTCCATTATATTTATTGTAAAGCGCTAAGCACTAACGGTAGTATAACACCTGGGAGGCAATCAGGACTGATCCGAGGGAGTGGAGGGTAGCTCCAGCTACTCTGATCATCACCCCCACCTTAAAGGGTTTGtatacagtgaaaaaaaaaatgtatctccCTCGATTTAAACATACACGTTTACTATACTTGTTCATAAACACATCATTAGCTTGAAGCTTTCAAATGCTGAAGTGGTGTTAATTCCTCTGATCATGTGAAACTTTAAAGGTAAAACTATATACCTTTACATTAGTCATTTTGTCTGAAAGCAAAAAAATATGCCCTAGTGAGAATTCATCGAAGATGTGGAAATTTCAGCAAACAATAGAGACAATATCAATATAAAGTGCAAAATATTGTTTATTCAAGATAAATCATACAGGAGAGCAGGCGCAGTAAAACCCGCGCAAAGTATTACCCAGCACAGCTGAGAAAAGTAGATTattacaaaagaaaaaaaaagattgtGGTGCCAAATGACCTTAGGAAATTCATATAAAACGAGAGAGAAATGATAATCTTAAACAAGACAATATTTTGATGGAGCCCAAGACCTCCAGTGATTCTTGATCAGACTTATAGCTGTTGGTCGCGTGGCGACCAGTTTTGCCATTGATAAAGAGCAAGTTTATCCTCCCATAAACTacattttctccagtttcttttCAAGTAGCTTCAGCTGCTCCCTTATCACATTAGGAAGGTCATCGCCAACTTGTTCACTGAAGTACTTGGAAATATCGCGGACTTCTTGTTCCCAGAACTCCTTGGGAAGACTAAACAACTCGTCCATATCAACGTCCTCATCCAGGCCAGACAAATTGATAGAAGAATACTTTGGCAAGAGTCCTATAGCGCTCTCTTCGGCCACATCTTCGCCGTCAACTCTCCTTAGGATCCAGTCCAAGACGCGCACGTTCTCCCCAAAACCTGGCCAAAGGAAGCGTCCTTTCTCGCTCTTACGGAACCAGTTCACATGGAAGATCTTGGGAAGAGGCTTCTCTGTGCGGGTCTCCATGCTCAACCAATGCTGCAAGTACTGACCAAAGTTGTAGCCGAAGAATGGTCTCATGGCGAAGGGATCGTGCATGATCACCTTACCCTTGTgttccgctgctgctgttgcctcagACCTCATGGCAGCTCCCACCATCACACCGTGCTTCCAGTCGTACGCCTCGTACACCAGAGGAACTCCTTGGGGTCGTCGTCCGCCGAAGAGAATTGCAGAAATGGGTACACCCTTAGGATCTTCCCACGCAGGGTCAATGATGGGACACTGGCCGGCGGGCGTGCAGAATCTGGAGTTAGGATGAGCTGCTGGTTTACCAGATTCTTTACTCCAATTAGTGTCTCCCAGCCATGATGTGATAGTCACATCATTGGCGATCTCTTTCTCCATTCCTTCCCagaacactcctccatcactagtcCTGGCAACGTTGGTAAAGATTGTGTTGGCGAGGACAGTCTTCATGGCCACAGGATTGGTTTGCATGGAGGTGCCTGGAGCTACGCCGAAAAATCCGTTCTCGGGGTTGATCGCACGCAGCACCCCATCCTCGTCAAATTTCATCCAAGCGATGTCGTCTCCCACACACTCCACTTTGTAACCAGGCAGCGAGGGTGTCATCATAGCCAAGTTGGTCTTGCCACATGCAGAAGGGAAAGCTGCAGCAATGTACTTCTTGACACCCTGAGGGTTGGTGATGCCCAGGATAAGCATGTGTTCCGCCAACCAGCCCTCACGTCTGGCAATGGTGGAACCAATGCGCAGAGCAAAACACTTCTTTCCCAACAGTGAGTTGCCTCCATAACCTGACCCGAATGAAATAATCTCGTTAGTATCAGGCACGTGGGTGACGATGGTTCGTGCCGGGTCACAAGGCCAGTTGTTGACTAGAGGTTTCTTGAGGGGCAGCGGGCAGCCAACAGAATGGAGGCATTTTACAAAGTCTTCTTCACCTAGAGTTTCCAACACCTTACCACCCATCCGTGTCATGGTGCGCATAGAGGCCACAacataaggagagtcagtcagttCCACTCCAATCTTGGAGAGTGGAGAACCGACAGGGCCCATAGAGTACGGCACCACGTACATGGTCCTGCCGGCCATGCAGCCAGGGAAACGCTCCTGGACTGCAGCTCTCAGATCCTCAGGAGACATCCAGTTGCCCAGGAGGCCCTTCACGCCCTCCTTCGGAGTGGGGATGGTCTCGCTTCGATCTTTAGTGACTATAAATGTCTTGCTCTCCACACGAGCTACATCTCCGGGGTCAGTGCGGGCCAACCAGCAGTTCTTATACTTGGGGAGATGTTCTATCATGCCAGCCTGCTGCATCACGTTTAACAGATGTCTCATCTCGCGTTCGCTGCCATCGCATATATGCAAATTTGCCGGCCTACACAGACGAGCACTCTCCTCCACGAAATTTCGCACCTGTTGACAATTATACATTCTAATTACTTTAGGTTAAATATATTATAACAGTTATTTCAACAATTTAAATTAAACAAGagcacagtaaacaagtgatatcacaatatacagaaccactgtgaaagtgaaattccaagcgctttcgtgatttcttacattatcaaggaactgtagtCCTTGATAATATGATAAATTACTTAAGTGCTTCgaatttcactactttttcagtggttgttctgcatgcatatatatatgcatacatacatatacatgtacacacattatatatatatatatatatatatatatatatatatatatatatatatatatatataatgaataggAAAAAATATGTACCAACCTTGGGTTTTAGGTTAACAAGTTTGCCGTAGATGACTGACAAACTTCTACTCTGGAAGTCTATGTTCTTTTTGGCCGCCTCAGAGGCGACTCTCGAGGCCTCACTCAGCATGCTGGTCAACCtgaagaaaaaaagagaaatttGCCATTATTTTGCACTGTCCGACAAGTTAAATTTGAACGTAACATTTAGCAAGTCCGCGATGTGGACTTGGAAGTACGGTATTCTATGaggaaacttaaaaaaaaaaatatccacctTGCCCAGACAGGATATTATTCACGTTGGTGACTTAATTATATTCATTTTCTAGTCATAACATTACATCCATAGAGAGAGCTCAACCCGTAGGAGTCGCAGACTCTTGGGAAACAGGAGGCTTTCAGAGTAGATttaaggggagggtagctccaattccttggacggTGAGCCCTTCATTAGTCAAGGAATCTTCGTTAAGGGGTCGATAAGCGATAAAATTGATTCAAGGTGATTTTTATATATTCGTGATATACCTATAGATATATATCTGGGGTCATGACATACCTATAGACGTATATCTGGGGTCAGGAAATGGTGAAAGCCTGTAAATAGGCTAGATAGGGGTTAAGAACCCAGAAATTGCTCCATTCCGTACTGAACGTTCCTGCTTCCCTTTACCGTTCTTACTAGTTTTGATATGGATGttttcgtgattttttttttttttttggtattcgATTCGAAATAAAGATGGACTTGATGGGAATAAACATTTGGCTAACAATTTAAAGCTCCTTGTGCTATGTACagagta of the Cherax quadricarinatus isolate ZL_2023a chromosome 79, ASM3850222v1, whole genome shotgun sequence genome contains:
- the LOC128702687 gene encoding phosphoenolpyruvate carboxykinase, cytosolic [GTP], which codes for MVLSNNTNNNIAQEARLTSMLSEASRVASEAAKKNIDFQSRSLSVIYGKLVNLKPKVRNFVEESARLCRPANLHICDGSEREMRHLLNVMQQAGMIEHLPKYKNCWLARTDPGDVARVESKTFIVTKDRSETIPTPKEGVKGLLGNWMSPEDLRAAVQERFPGCMAGRTMYVVPYSMGPVGSPLSKIGVELTDSPYVVASMRTMTRMGGKVLETLGEEDFVKCLHSVGCPLPLKKPLVNNWPCDPARTIVTHVPDTNEIISFGSGYGGNSLLGKKCFALRIGSTIARREGWLAEHMLILGITNPQGVKKYIAAAFPSACGKTNLAMMTPSLPGYKVECVGDDIAWMKFDEDGVLRAINPENGFFGVAPGTSMQTNPVAMKTVLANTIFTNVARTSDGGVFWEGMEKEIANDVTITSWLGDTNWSKESGKPAAHPNSRFCTPAGQCPIIDPAWEDPKGVPISAILFGGRRPQGVPLVYEAYDWKHGVMVGAAMRSEATAAAEHKGKVIMHDPFAMRPFFGYNFGQYLQHWLSMETRTEKPLPKIFHVNWFRKSEKGRFLWPGFGENVRVLDWILRRVDGEDVAEESAIGLLPKYSSINLSGLDEDVDMDELFSLPKEFWEQEVRDISKYFSEQVGDDLPNVIREQLKLLEKKLEKM